One region of Mycolicibacterium lutetiense genomic DNA includes:
- a CDS encoding pirin family protein, with protein sequence MPAITADTLTLPRIAAAQASDTERPVRSITSGPRGFEGEGFPVVRAFAGVSDADLDPFVHMDQMGEVEYQPGEPRGTDWHPHRGFETVTYMIDGRFAHQDSHGGGGLITDGATQWMTAGSGILHIETPPAELVESGGTFHGVQLWVNLPKKDKFATPRYQAIEGPDAKLLSSQDGGALVRIIAGEVESEDGPGRGPGTTHTPITLAHATIEPGAQLNLPWNRDFNALVYVLSGRGSVGPLGHPIHQGQLAVLGPGDRITVSAEGTQESHRPAMEVLLLGGQPIREPVFHYGPFVMNSKSELIQALEDYQAGKFGQIPPNALMPHRPLN encoded by the coding sequence ATGCCAGCTATTACCGCAGACACCTTGACCTTGCCCCGCATCGCGGCAGCTCAGGCGTCGGACACCGAGCGCCCGGTCCGCTCCATCACGAGCGGCCCCCGTGGATTCGAGGGTGAGGGATTCCCCGTCGTGCGCGCATTCGCCGGAGTGAGCGACGCCGACCTCGACCCGTTCGTCCACATGGATCAGATGGGTGAGGTGGAATACCAGCCCGGCGAACCGCGGGGTACCGATTGGCACCCGCACCGCGGATTCGAGACCGTCACCTACATGATCGACGGCCGCTTCGCCCACCAGGATTCGCATGGTGGTGGTGGCCTGATCACCGACGGCGCCACTCAGTGGATGACCGCCGGATCGGGCATCCTGCACATCGAGACCCCGCCGGCCGAACTGGTCGAAAGCGGTGGCACCTTCCACGGTGTCCAGCTGTGGGTGAACCTGCCCAAGAAGGACAAGTTCGCCACCCCGCGCTATCAGGCCATCGAGGGCCCCGACGCCAAGCTGCTGTCCTCGCAAGACGGCGGAGCCTTGGTCCGGATCATCGCCGGCGAGGTCGAGAGCGAAGACGGACCAGGACGCGGTCCTGGAACGACGCACACCCCGATCACCTTGGCGCACGCCACGATCGAACCGGGCGCGCAGCTCAACCTGCCGTGGAACCGCGACTTCAACGCACTGGTGTACGTACTGAGCGGACGCGGCAGCGTCGGACCGTTGGGCCACCCGATCCATCAGGGACAGCTCGCGGTGCTCGGCCCCGGTGACCGGATCACGGTGTCGGCCGAGGGAACTCAGGAATCGCACCGGCCCGCGATGGAGGTTCTGTTGCTGGGCGGCCAGCCGATTCGGGAGCCGGTCTTCCACTACGGCCCGTTCGTGATGAACTCGAAGTCCGAGCTCATCCAGGCGCTGGAGGATTACCAGGCGGGCAAGTTCGGCCAGATCCCGCCGAATGCGCTGATGCCGCACCGTCCCCTGAACTGA
- the ptsP gene encoding phosphoenolpyruvate--protein phosphotransferase, protein MTSTTPATPPVVLRGVPVVPGVQYAPVIRVSTLPEIQVPAGDTDEADRPAEAGRFAAAVTAVATRLRDRAAHATGAASEVLAATATLAQDRAWLGAADKRIAAGTPAVRAVTEAVDQFVDLFTQLGGLMAERVTDLRDIRDRVIAELSGLPEPGVPLPEVPSILCAEDLAPADTAGLDPQLVVGLATTLGGPTSHTAIIARQLGIPCVVAISGLGAVAAGAMVLLDGTAGTLTADPDASAAADAMAAAQKDALAARRWTGPGATADGHAVAILANVQDGAAARAARDTPAEGVGLFRTELCFLDRDIEPTVEEQAKIYGEVLDAFAGAKVVVVRTLDAGSDKPLKFAGHPDEANPALGVRGIRIAEGNPGLLDRQLESIGAAAETTGNPPWVMAPMIATAAEAKSFAAKARSHGLTPGVMIEVPAAALLADKILEHVDFLSIGTNDLAQYTMAADRMSADLAALTDPWQPAVLVLVEMAARAGAAVGKPVGVCGEAAADPLLAAVLVGLGVTSLSMAPAAASAVGAKLAQVTLEQCRAAAEAVLGTATAAEAREAALARL, encoded by the coding sequence ATGACCTCGACAACTCCGGCCACGCCGCCGGTTGTTCTGCGCGGGGTTCCGGTGGTTCCGGGTGTGCAGTACGCACCCGTGATCCGGGTCAGCACGCTTCCGGAGATTCAGGTTCCTGCCGGCGATACCGACGAGGCAGACCGGCCGGCCGAGGCGGGGCGGTTCGCGGCGGCGGTGACGGCAGTCGCCACCCGGCTCAGGGACCGGGCCGCCCACGCCACGGGTGCCGCCTCGGAAGTCCTGGCCGCCACCGCGACGCTGGCCCAGGACCGGGCCTGGCTGGGGGCCGCCGACAAACGCATCGCCGCGGGTACCCCGGCGGTTCGCGCCGTGACCGAGGCCGTCGATCAGTTCGTGGACCTGTTCACGCAGCTCGGCGGGCTGATGGCCGAGCGTGTCACCGACCTACGCGATATCCGCGACCGGGTCATCGCCGAACTGTCCGGACTGCCCGAACCGGGTGTGCCGCTACCGGAAGTCCCGTCGATCTTGTGTGCCGAGGACTTGGCGCCGGCCGATACCGCAGGCCTGGACCCGCAGTTAGTCGTCGGTCTGGCCACCACGCTGGGCGGGCCGACGAGCCACACCGCGATCATCGCGCGCCAGCTCGGCATCCCGTGCGTCGTGGCGATCAGTGGGCTCGGCGCCGTCGCCGCCGGCGCCATGGTTCTGCTCGACGGCACCGCGGGCACCCTGACCGCCGACCCCGACGCCTCGGCCGCCGCGGACGCCATGGCTGCCGCCCAAAAAGACGCTCTCGCTGCCCGGCGGTGGACCGGCCCGGGTGCGACGGCAGACGGTCACGCCGTCGCGATCCTGGCCAACGTGCAGGACGGTGCGGCCGCCAGAGCTGCCCGCGACACCCCAGCTGAGGGCGTCGGGCTGTTCCGCACCGAGCTGTGCTTTCTCGACCGCGACATCGAGCCGACCGTCGAGGAACAGGCCAAGATCTACGGCGAGGTGCTCGACGCGTTCGCCGGCGCCAAGGTGGTGGTGGTGCGCACCCTCGATGCGGGCTCGGACAAGCCGCTGAAGTTCGCGGGCCACCCCGACGAGGCCAACCCGGCACTCGGCGTGCGTGGTATCCGCATCGCCGAGGGCAATCCCGGCCTGCTGGACCGCCAACTCGAATCGATCGGCGCGGCTGCCGAGACAACCGGCAACCCGCCATGGGTGATGGCCCCCATGATCGCCACCGCTGCCGAGGCGAAAAGCTTTGCCGCCAAAGCACGTTCGCACGGACTCACCCCTGGCGTAATGATCGAGGTGCCGGCCGCGGCGCTCTTGGCCGACAAGATCCTGGAACACGTCGACTTCCTGTCGATCGGCACCAACGACCTCGCGCAGTACACGATGGCCGCCGATCGGATGTCGGCTGACCTGGCCGCCCTCACCGATCCGTGGCAGCCGGCGGTGCTGGTGCTGGTGGAGATGGCGGCCCGGGCCGGGGCGGCGGTGGGCAAGCCGGTCGGGGTGTGTGGCGAGGCGGCCGCCGATCCGCTGCTGGCCGCGGTGCTGGTCGGACTCGGGGTGACGTCGTTGTCGATGGCGCCGGCGGCCGCCTCCGCAGTGGGCGCGAAGCTCGCGCAGGTGACGTTGGAGCAGTGCCGCGCCGCCGCCGAGGCGGTGCTCGGCACGGCGACAGCTGCGGAGGCCCGCGAGGCTGCGCTGGCCCGCCTCTGA